One genomic segment of Hordeum vulgare subsp. vulgare chromosome 2H, MorexV3_pseudomolecules_assembly, whole genome shotgun sequence includes these proteins:
- the LOC123426145 gene encoding mediator of RNA polymerase II transcription subunit 33A isoform X1 — translation MASLSSPWVEWAGEYTKAAQAEALPPNEWAARVATAAAVAGERGDVQFSAGLAEMLARVLLSGQISSAAPTAAWKYAEAALAARLASPALLLAILSSRVIPQRVARPTAYRLYLELLRRHGFKLCFQMKAANSNKIRQLIDDNLNLSKIFGFSACEPGVFIVELVLCILWQLVDTALDDESLLELTPEKKAQWPTRPQDISAFEVSFPEQKPEKIEKLQRMNSVITIELIGHLLHNKVITRILSLARENMQTQWGLFTYRLQLLVANSSTLQASTMSLQAFQQLILDDHNVHGENKHSLHKKFHPMVASNPLSSPNGHCLGGSYSALWIPIDMYLEDCLDGSIAATNSIEILSGLVKALQAVNRSSWHDAFMALWIASVRLVQREREPIEGPVPHLETRLCMLLSIATLAVADIIEEADSRRGETDLSSHWKQKTASDDLRKELMLSLQALGDYESLLVPPPCIISAANQAASKAAMLVSGINSSSGYMESINETGNMRHLIVESCISRNLLDTSAYYWPGYINGHVNSMSHAIPSQLAGWAAFMKGTPLTQSLVRVLVSSPASSLAELEKLFEVAVNGSDDDKVSAATVLCGATLLRGWNFQEHTVRLVVKLLSHSDPADYAGRESQLIKHGPMLNVILTGISPVDYAPIFSFHGLVPELATVLMAICEVYGCLSPSVSWTLGAGEEISAHTVFSNAFILLLRLWKFNHPPLEYCIMGDGAPVGSQLTPEYLLLLRNSQVLTASSSSKSRSSQKQLPVTSSRSSQNPIFMDSFPKLKLWYRQHQACLASTLSGLAHGTPVHNIVDSLLNLMFTKANKGSTSIGSVSGSSSISNSSGPGGDDSHLWPQLPAWEILEAVPFVVDAALTACSHGRLFPRELATGLKDLADFLPASTATIVSYFSAEVTRGVWKPAFMNGTDWPSPAANLSMVEEHIKKIVAATGIDVPRLATGGTTLGRLPLPLAAFVSLTITYKLDKASERFLNLAGPALENLAASCPWPSMAIVAALWTQKVKRWSDFLVFSASRTVFYHNNDAVVQLLRSCFTSILGMSSTSLCCCGGVASLLGHGFGSHCSGGLSPVAPGILYLRIFRCIKDCSILAEDILSLLMLSVKDIAETTVSRHGSDKLKRTKYAMGHGQISLATAMTQVKVAASLGATLVWLSGGTTLVQSLFQEILPSWFLSVQDLDRGGDSGGMVYRLGGHALAYFAVYAGMFAWGIDPTAVSRRRERVMGLHLEFLASALDGKISLGCNMFLWRAYVSGFLELVVDRVHCLLHEVDLKVLKKLSIGLRQWKEKELAVAILCRGGPEAMGVAAELILDSEW, via the exons ATGGCGTCGTTGTCCTCGCCGTGGGTTGAATGGGCCGGGGAGTACACCAAGGCGGCGCAAGCGGAGGCGCTCCCGCCGAACGAGTGGGCGGCGCGGGTGGCCACAGCGGCGGCGGTCGCGGGGGAAAGAGGGGACGTACAGTTTTCGGCAGGGCTGGCCGAAATGCTGGCGCGCGTGCTCCTCTCTGGGCAAATCAGCAGCGCCGCCCCCACCGCGGCGTGGAAGTACGCCGAGGCTGCCCTCGCCGCGCGCCTCGCGTCACCGGCGCTCCTCCTCGCGATCCTCTCCTCAAG GGTAATTCCTCAACGGGTTGCAAGGCCAACAGCGTATCGACTTTATTTGGAGCTCTTGCGGAGACATGGATTCAAATTATGTTTTCAGATGAAAGCGGCAAATTCCAACAA GATCAGGCAGTTAATAGATGATAACCTTAACCTCTCCAAGATATTTGGTTTTTCAGCATGTGAACCAGGGGTCTTTATTGTTGAACTTGTCCTTTGCATTTTATGGCAGTTGGTCGATACCGCATTAGACGATGAGAGTCTGTTAGAGTTAACCCCAGAAAAGAAAGCTCAATGGCCAACTAGGCCTCAAGATATTAGtgcatttgaagtttcttttcctGAACAAAAGCCAGAGAAAATTGAGAAATTACAGAGGATGAATAGTGTGATAACTATAGAGCTTATCGGACATCTTCTTCACAATAAAGTAATTACTCGTATTCTCTCATTGGCACGCGAAAACAT GCAAACTCAGTGGGGATTATTCACTTATCGGTTACAATTGCTTGTGGCAAACTCATCCACCTTACAAGCTTCGACGATGTCCTTGCAAGCATTTCAGCAGTTGATTCTAGATGACCACAATGTCCATGGCGAAAATAAACATAGTTTGCACAAAAAATTCCACCCCATGGTGGCTTCTAATCCTCTATCTTCTCCAAATGGACATTGCCTTGGTGGTAGTTATTCCGCACTATGGATTCCTATTGATATGTATCTTGAGGATTGCCTTGATGGCTCAATTGCTGCCACAAATTCCATTGAGATTTTAAGTG GTTTGGTCAAGGCACTTCAAGCAGTCAATAGATCCAGCTGGCATGATGCATTCATGGCCCTTTGGATAGCATCAGTTCGCCTTGTACAAAGG GAACGAGAACCGATTGAAGGTCCTGTGCCTCACCTTGAAACACGACTATGCATGCTTTTGTCTAttgcaacacttgcagttgctgaCATAATTGAGGAAGCAGATTCACGTCGTGGTGAAACTGACCTCAGCAGTCACTGGAAACAAAAAACAGCAAGTGATGATCTGCGTAAGGAATTGATGTTAAGCTTACAGGCTCTTGGCGATTACGAGAGTCTGCTTGTTCCTCCTCCATGTATCATCTCGGCAGCTAATCAGGCTGCTTCAAAAGCTGCAAtgcttgtttcaggaattaacagTAGCAGCGGCTACATGGAAAGTATCAATGAAA CTGGAAACATGAGGCACTTGATTGTGGAGTCATGTATCTCAAGAAACTTATTGGATACGTCAGCTTACTATTGGCCTGGTTATATTAATGGTCATGTCAACTCCATGTCTCATGCAATTCCTAGCCAACTTGCTGGGTGGGCGGCCTTCATGAAGGGTACACCATTAACTCAGTCACTGGTTAGGGTGCTGGTCTCAAGTCCTGCTTCAAG CTTAGCAGAGCTGGAAAAGTTATTTGAAGTTGCAGTCAACGGATCAGATGACGACAAggtctctgctgctactgttctcTGTGGAGCAACCTTGTTACGAGGTTGGAATTTTCAG GAGCATACAGTTCGCTTAGTCGTTAAACTGCTCTCACATTCTGATCCTGCTGATTATGCTGGTAGAGAGAGCCAGTTAATAAAGCATGGTCCAATGCTTAATGTTATTCTAACTGGAATATCACCCGTAGACTATGCTCCAATCTTCTCATTCCATGGTCTG GTTCCAGAACTGGCTACTGTGCTCATGGCGATATGTGAAGTTTATGGGTGCCTTTCCCCAAGTGTTTCATGGACGCTAGGAGCAGGGGAGGAAATATCTGCTCACACGGTCTTCTCAAATGCGTTCATTCTTCTGTTAAGACTATGGAAGTTTAATCATCCACCGCTTGAATATTGCATAATGGGAGATGGTGCTCCAGTTGGTTCACAACTAACTCCTGAGTATCTTCTGTTATTGAGAAACTCCCAGGTTCTTACTGCCAGCAGTTCATCCAAAAGTAGAAGCAGCCAGAAGCAATTACCTGTTACTTCAAGTCGTTCTTCTCAGAATCCTATTTTTATGGATTCTTTTCCGAAGTTGAAATTGTGGTACCGGCAGCACCAAGCTTGTCTGGCCTCGACTCTCTCTGGACTTGCTCATGGAACACCTGTACATAACATTGTAGACAGCCTTCTCAACTTGATGTTCACAAAGGCCAACAAAGGAAGTACATCTATTGGTTCTGTATCTGGGAGTAGCAGCATAAGTAACTCCTCTGGTCCTGGTGGCGACGATTCACATCTTTGGCCTCAGTTGCCCGCTTGGGAAATACTAGAAGCTGTTCCATTTGTGGTTGATGCTGCTCTAACTGCTTGCTCCCATGGAAGACTATTTCCACGTGAACTGGCTACAG GTCTCAAAGATCTAGCTGattttctgcctgcatctactgcaACAATCGTAAGCTACTTTTCAGCTGAAGTGACACGTGGTGTTTGGAAACCTGCATTCATGAATGGAACAGATTGGCCTAGCCCGGCTGCCAATTTATCCATGGTTGAAGAGCATATCAAGAAAATTGTAGCCGCCACTGGCATTGATGTTCCAAGACTTGCAACAG GAGGAACTACTTTGGGTAGACTTCCATTGCCACTGGCTGCTTTTGTGAGCCTCACCATCACATACAAGCTTGACAAGGCATCCGAACGTTTCCTTAACCTAGCTGGTCCAGCTTTAGAGAACCTTGCTGCTAGCTGCCCTTGGCCAAGCATGGCAATTGTCGCAGCACTGTGGACTCAAAAGGTCAAGCGATGGAGTGATTTTCTCGTCTTTTCAGCATCACGCACGGTCTTCTACCATAACAATGATGCAGTTGTCCAGCTCCTCCGAAGCTGCTTCACTTCTATTCTTGGCATGTCGTCAACATCATTATGCTGTTGTGGAGGTGTTGCTAGCCTTCTGGGTCACGGATTTGGCTCTCATTGCTCCGGTGGTCTCTCACCAGTTGCACCAGGAATTCTCTACCTCCGGATATTCCGGTGCATCAAGGACTGCTCTATACTTGCAGAAGATATACTTTCCCTGCTGATGCTTTCGGTGAAAGACATAGCTGAGACAACAGTGTCCAGGCATGGATCGGACAAGCTAAAGAGGACCAAGTATGCAATGGGACATGGACAGATCTCTCTTGCTACTGCAATGACACAAGTTAAGGTAGCGGCATCACTTGGAGCGACACTCGTGTGGTTATCAGGAGGTACCACCCTTGTCCAGTCTCTGTTTCAAGAGATATTGCCCTCTTGGTTCCTTTCTGTGCAGGATCTGGACCGAGGAGGAGACAGTGGAGGAATGGTATACAGGTTGGGTGGACATGCACTTGCCTACTTTGCAGTGTACGCTGGGATGTTCGCTTGGGGCATTGACCCGACAGCAGTGTCCCGCCGTCGAGAGAGGGTTATGGGGTTGCACCTGGAGTTCCTAGCAAGCGCATTGGACGGAAAGATCTCTCTAGGCTGCAACATGTTCCTGTGGCGTGCCTACGTTTCGGGCTTCCTGGAGCTGGTAGTGGACCGCGTCCACTGCTTGTTGCATGAGGTCGACCTCAAGGTGCTCAAGAAGCTTAGCATTGGGCTCCGGCAGTGGAAAGAGAAGGAGCTTGCGGTGGCCATCCTTTGTAGGGGTGGGCCGGAGGCAATGGGTGTCGCCGCAGAGTTGATACTGGATAGCGAGTGGTGA
- the LOC123426145 gene encoding mediator of RNA polymerase II transcription subunit 33A isoform X2 codes for MASLSSPWVEWAGEYTKAAQAEALPPNEWAARVATAAAVAGERGDVQFSAGLAEMLARVLLSGQISSAAPTAAWKYAEAALAARLASPALLLAILSSRVIPQRVARPTAYRLYLELLRRHGFKLCFQMKAANSNKIRQLIDDNLNLSKIFGFSACEPGVFIVELVLCILWQLVDTALDDESLLELTPEKKAQWPTRPQDISAFEVSFPEQKPEKIEKLQRMNSVITIELIGHLLHNKVITRILSLARENMQTQWGLFTYRLQLLVANSSTLQASTMSLQAFQQLILDDHNVHGENKHSLHKKFHPMVASNPLSSPNGHCLGGSYSALWIPIDMYLEDCLDGSIAATNSIEILSGLVKALQAVNRSSWHDAFMALWIASVRLVQREREPIEGPVPHLETRLCMLLSIATLAVADIIEEADSRRGETDLSSHWKQKTASDDLRKELMLSLQALGDYESLLVPPPCIISAANQAASKAAMLVSGINSSSGYMESINETGNMRHLIVESCISRNLLDTSAYYWPGYINGHVNSMSHAIPSQLAGWAAFMKGTPLTQSLVRVLVSSPASSLAELEKLFEVAVNGSDDDKVSAATVLCGATLLRGWNFQVPELATVLMAICEVYGCLSPSVSWTLGAGEEISAHTVFSNAFILLLRLWKFNHPPLEYCIMGDGAPVGSQLTPEYLLLLRNSQVLTASSSSKSRSSQKQLPVTSSRSSQNPIFMDSFPKLKLWYRQHQACLASTLSGLAHGTPVHNIVDSLLNLMFTKANKGSTSIGSVSGSSSISNSSGPGGDDSHLWPQLPAWEILEAVPFVVDAALTACSHGRLFPRELATGLKDLADFLPASTATIVSYFSAEVTRGVWKPAFMNGTDWPSPAANLSMVEEHIKKIVAATGIDVPRLATGGTTLGRLPLPLAAFVSLTITYKLDKASERFLNLAGPALENLAASCPWPSMAIVAALWTQKVKRWSDFLVFSASRTVFYHNNDAVVQLLRSCFTSILGMSSTSLCCCGGVASLLGHGFGSHCSGGLSPVAPGILYLRIFRCIKDCSILAEDILSLLMLSVKDIAETTVSRHGSDKLKRTKYAMGHGQISLATAMTQVKVAASLGATLVWLSGGTTLVQSLFQEILPSWFLSVQDLDRGGDSGGMVYRLGGHALAYFAVYAGMFAWGIDPTAVSRRRERVMGLHLEFLASALDGKISLGCNMFLWRAYVSGFLELVVDRVHCLLHEVDLKVLKKLSIGLRQWKEKELAVAILCRGGPEAMGVAAELILDSEW; via the exons ATGGCGTCGTTGTCCTCGCCGTGGGTTGAATGGGCCGGGGAGTACACCAAGGCGGCGCAAGCGGAGGCGCTCCCGCCGAACGAGTGGGCGGCGCGGGTGGCCACAGCGGCGGCGGTCGCGGGGGAAAGAGGGGACGTACAGTTTTCGGCAGGGCTGGCCGAAATGCTGGCGCGCGTGCTCCTCTCTGGGCAAATCAGCAGCGCCGCCCCCACCGCGGCGTGGAAGTACGCCGAGGCTGCCCTCGCCGCGCGCCTCGCGTCACCGGCGCTCCTCCTCGCGATCCTCTCCTCAAG GGTAATTCCTCAACGGGTTGCAAGGCCAACAGCGTATCGACTTTATTTGGAGCTCTTGCGGAGACATGGATTCAAATTATGTTTTCAGATGAAAGCGGCAAATTCCAACAA GATCAGGCAGTTAATAGATGATAACCTTAACCTCTCCAAGATATTTGGTTTTTCAGCATGTGAACCAGGGGTCTTTATTGTTGAACTTGTCCTTTGCATTTTATGGCAGTTGGTCGATACCGCATTAGACGATGAGAGTCTGTTAGAGTTAACCCCAGAAAAGAAAGCTCAATGGCCAACTAGGCCTCAAGATATTAGtgcatttgaagtttcttttcctGAACAAAAGCCAGAGAAAATTGAGAAATTACAGAGGATGAATAGTGTGATAACTATAGAGCTTATCGGACATCTTCTTCACAATAAAGTAATTACTCGTATTCTCTCATTGGCACGCGAAAACAT GCAAACTCAGTGGGGATTATTCACTTATCGGTTACAATTGCTTGTGGCAAACTCATCCACCTTACAAGCTTCGACGATGTCCTTGCAAGCATTTCAGCAGTTGATTCTAGATGACCACAATGTCCATGGCGAAAATAAACATAGTTTGCACAAAAAATTCCACCCCATGGTGGCTTCTAATCCTCTATCTTCTCCAAATGGACATTGCCTTGGTGGTAGTTATTCCGCACTATGGATTCCTATTGATATGTATCTTGAGGATTGCCTTGATGGCTCAATTGCTGCCACAAATTCCATTGAGATTTTAAGTG GTTTGGTCAAGGCACTTCAAGCAGTCAATAGATCCAGCTGGCATGATGCATTCATGGCCCTTTGGATAGCATCAGTTCGCCTTGTACAAAGG GAACGAGAACCGATTGAAGGTCCTGTGCCTCACCTTGAAACACGACTATGCATGCTTTTGTCTAttgcaacacttgcagttgctgaCATAATTGAGGAAGCAGATTCACGTCGTGGTGAAACTGACCTCAGCAGTCACTGGAAACAAAAAACAGCAAGTGATGATCTGCGTAAGGAATTGATGTTAAGCTTACAGGCTCTTGGCGATTACGAGAGTCTGCTTGTTCCTCCTCCATGTATCATCTCGGCAGCTAATCAGGCTGCTTCAAAAGCTGCAAtgcttgtttcaggaattaacagTAGCAGCGGCTACATGGAAAGTATCAATGAAA CTGGAAACATGAGGCACTTGATTGTGGAGTCATGTATCTCAAGAAACTTATTGGATACGTCAGCTTACTATTGGCCTGGTTATATTAATGGTCATGTCAACTCCATGTCTCATGCAATTCCTAGCCAACTTGCTGGGTGGGCGGCCTTCATGAAGGGTACACCATTAACTCAGTCACTGGTTAGGGTGCTGGTCTCAAGTCCTGCTTCAAG CTTAGCAGAGCTGGAAAAGTTATTTGAAGTTGCAGTCAACGGATCAGATGACGACAAggtctctgctgctactgttctcTGTGGAGCAACCTTGTTACGAGGTTGGAATTTTCAG GTTCCAGAACTGGCTACTGTGCTCATGGCGATATGTGAAGTTTATGGGTGCCTTTCCCCAAGTGTTTCATGGACGCTAGGAGCAGGGGAGGAAATATCTGCTCACACGGTCTTCTCAAATGCGTTCATTCTTCTGTTAAGACTATGGAAGTTTAATCATCCACCGCTTGAATATTGCATAATGGGAGATGGTGCTCCAGTTGGTTCACAACTAACTCCTGAGTATCTTCTGTTATTGAGAAACTCCCAGGTTCTTACTGCCAGCAGTTCATCCAAAAGTAGAAGCAGCCAGAAGCAATTACCTGTTACTTCAAGTCGTTCTTCTCAGAATCCTATTTTTATGGATTCTTTTCCGAAGTTGAAATTGTGGTACCGGCAGCACCAAGCTTGTCTGGCCTCGACTCTCTCTGGACTTGCTCATGGAACACCTGTACATAACATTGTAGACAGCCTTCTCAACTTGATGTTCACAAAGGCCAACAAAGGAAGTACATCTATTGGTTCTGTATCTGGGAGTAGCAGCATAAGTAACTCCTCTGGTCCTGGTGGCGACGATTCACATCTTTGGCCTCAGTTGCCCGCTTGGGAAATACTAGAAGCTGTTCCATTTGTGGTTGATGCTGCTCTAACTGCTTGCTCCCATGGAAGACTATTTCCACGTGAACTGGCTACAG GTCTCAAAGATCTAGCTGattttctgcctgcatctactgcaACAATCGTAAGCTACTTTTCAGCTGAAGTGACACGTGGTGTTTGGAAACCTGCATTCATGAATGGAACAGATTGGCCTAGCCCGGCTGCCAATTTATCCATGGTTGAAGAGCATATCAAGAAAATTGTAGCCGCCACTGGCATTGATGTTCCAAGACTTGCAACAG GAGGAACTACTTTGGGTAGACTTCCATTGCCACTGGCTGCTTTTGTGAGCCTCACCATCACATACAAGCTTGACAAGGCATCCGAACGTTTCCTTAACCTAGCTGGTCCAGCTTTAGAGAACCTTGCTGCTAGCTGCCCTTGGCCAAGCATGGCAATTGTCGCAGCACTGTGGACTCAAAAGGTCAAGCGATGGAGTGATTTTCTCGTCTTTTCAGCATCACGCACGGTCTTCTACCATAACAATGATGCAGTTGTCCAGCTCCTCCGAAGCTGCTTCACTTCTATTCTTGGCATGTCGTCAACATCATTATGCTGTTGTGGAGGTGTTGCTAGCCTTCTGGGTCACGGATTTGGCTCTCATTGCTCCGGTGGTCTCTCACCAGTTGCACCAGGAATTCTCTACCTCCGGATATTCCGGTGCATCAAGGACTGCTCTATACTTGCAGAAGATATACTTTCCCTGCTGATGCTTTCGGTGAAAGACATAGCTGAGACAACAGTGTCCAGGCATGGATCGGACAAGCTAAAGAGGACCAAGTATGCAATGGGACATGGACAGATCTCTCTTGCTACTGCAATGACACAAGTTAAGGTAGCGGCATCACTTGGAGCGACACTCGTGTGGTTATCAGGAGGTACCACCCTTGTCCAGTCTCTGTTTCAAGAGATATTGCCCTCTTGGTTCCTTTCTGTGCAGGATCTGGACCGAGGAGGAGACAGTGGAGGAATGGTATACAGGTTGGGTGGACATGCACTTGCCTACTTTGCAGTGTACGCTGGGATGTTCGCTTGGGGCATTGACCCGACAGCAGTGTCCCGCCGTCGAGAGAGGGTTATGGGGTTGCACCTGGAGTTCCTAGCAAGCGCATTGGACGGAAAGATCTCTCTAGGCTGCAACATGTTCCTGTGGCGTGCCTACGTTTCGGGCTTCCTGGAGCTGGTAGTGGACCGCGTCCACTGCTTGTTGCATGAGGTCGACCTCAAGGTGCTCAAGAAGCTTAGCATTGGGCTCCGGCAGTGGAAAGAGAAGGAGCTTGCGGTGGCCATCCTTTGTAGGGGTGGGCCGGAGGCAATGGGTGTCGCCGCAGAGTTGATACTGGATAGCGAGTGGTGA